GGTTGGGAGAGGTGCTCCGCATCACTGAAACCTCCGACGCGGTTATCGATTGCACCACGCAACTCTGTCCGCTCGCCGGGGCCTGCATTCTCAAAGGCGCCCTCGATAGTGCCTACGCTGCATTCCTCGACACGCTCGACCAGTACACGTTGGCCGAGGTCGCAAGAACTCCGCGACTTCAGAAGCTCGTCACCTTGAAGATATAGCTCAAAGATAAAAAAGAGTGCCATCCTGAGCAAAGTTTGTCGCACATATTGTGCGGCAAACGTAGTCGAAGGGTCTGTGGTTCCGGCGTTTACTGGTTGCAGTTCTCGCATTGGCATACGCGCCGCAAATACTCCCATGAGTAGATGCCGCTCTCGTGCCCATCGCTCCACTTGAATTTGACCGCGTATTTTCCTGCTGGAATCACCTCCAGCGGCCGTATTGGAGCCTCATACATCGGAAGTAGCGTCTGTGGCTTAGGTTTTGGTTCTCCAGGCTTGCGTCCGCTGTGTCCGCGTTCTTCATGGCAGGTTGCGCAAGGGCAGGCATTTCTTAGCCACGCAAAGCTCCATGCGCTGCGATGGCCGTCCTTCCAGTCGATCTCGACTCCGGTACCCTCGGTCTTATGGACCCTGACCTTAACTGGAGTAACCGCTTCTATGGGAAGCTTTTCCTCCACTGTAGCTCCGCTTGCCTCATCGGCGCTGACGATCCTGATTCCTTCGTGACTCATGTCCCTGCTTCTTTCTTATCGTACTGCGAAAACGATCGACAATTTATCTGTCGGGTTTGGCGCGACGTTGATCCTTATCCCAAACTTCCATTCTTCCAGAAGAAGTAGGCGGCGATGATACATCCTGTTACGACGACGATCGCGCGCAATACATTTGCATTCATCCTTCGCGCATATTGAGCTCCTACATAGCCCCCTGCACCGGCAAAAACCATCGAGACCAAACAGTATCTCCATACCACTGCTCCACTTAGGATGAAGGTCAACACCGCGCACAGATTTGAAAGGCATGCTGCCAGCACCTTCATGGAGTTCAGGGCGTGCATTTCCTCAACACCAAATAGTGCCAGCACCGTCATCACCAGAAATCCTGCACCTGCACCGAAGTATCCGATGTAAAAACAGATCGGCAACAACGCAAGAAATACCGGAACGATGGCAATCTTCCTCTCCACATGCGGTGTCGCAGAGCGGTTCTTCAGCCAGCGCGAAACCGGTCCACTCAACCCGAAGAGCAAGGAAGCGATCAACAGCAACCAAGGCACCATGTGCAAAAAGGTGATCTGTCTTGTATGCAGCAGGACCACGGCTCCGGTGATGCCTCCAGTAATGGAGGCGACGACTACCACCGGCAGTAGATCTCGTCTCAGATCGCTTCGTAGCGCTGCAACGGAGGTCAACTGCCCTGGCCACAGCGCAACTGTGTTGGTTGCATTTGCCTGAACTGGAAGAACACCCACGCCGAGCATGGCGGGAAAAGAAAGGAACGATCCCCCACCGGCCATCGCATTCATCACCCCGGCAATCAGCGATGCAGTAACCAGCCAGGCATAGCGCCAGTGCGGAATTGAATGGAAGAGCATTCCATTCAATTCTATGGGGCGTTCTATTATCGCTCGCTTACAGGCGCATCTCTGGCGTCGCCGCAATCAGTTCGCGCGTATATGTCTCTTGCGGAGCATCACACACCTGCTTGCAGCCCCCCAACTCTACCAGTCTGCCTTTTTGCATCACGGCTACCCGATCGCAAAGATATCGCACCAGTGGCATCGAGTGCGAAATGAACAGATAGGTCAGCCCATAGCGCTGCTGCAGATCACGCAGCAGGTTCACCACCTGAGCACCAACGCTTACGTCCAGCGCACTTACCGGCTCATCCAGGACGACGAACTCTGGCCGCAGCGCCAACGCGCGGGCAATGTTGATTCTCTGCCGCTGCCCTCCACTAAACTCGTGTGGATATCGCTCCAATGCCGAGTTGTCTAACCCCACCTCTCCCAACATCTCGGTCAGTTTTGCTTGCAGGGTCCTTTTCCCTCTTACTTCCTGATGGATTGCAAACGGCTCCGCCAGAATCTCTCGTACTCGCATCCTCGGATTCAATGCAGCAAAAGGGTCCTGAAAGACGACTTGCATCTTGCGCCGCATCGCTCGCATTTCAGATGAGCTC
This portion of the Edaphobacter sp. 4G125 genome encodes:
- a CDS encoding gamma-butyrobetaine hydroxylase-like domain-containing protein; the encoded protein is MSHEGIRIVSADEASGATVEEKLPIEAVTPVKVRVHKTEGTGVEIDWKDGHRSAWSFAWLRNACPCATCHEERGHSGRKPGEPKPKPQTLLPMYEAPIRPLEVIPAGKYAVKFKWSDGHESGIYSWEYLRRVCQCENCNQ
- a CDS encoding sulfite exporter TauE/SafE family protein; translation: MLFHSIPHWRYAWLVTASLIAGVMNAMAGGGSFLSFPAMLGVGVLPVQANATNTVALWPGQLTSVAALRSDLRRDLLPVVVVASITGGITGAVVLLHTRQITFLHMVPWLLLIASLLFGLSGPVSRWLKNRSATPHVERKIAIVPVFLALLPICFYIGYFGAGAGFLVMTVLALFGVEEMHALNSMKVLAACLSNLCAVLTFILSGAVVWRYCLVSMVFAGAGGYVGAQYARRMNANVLRAIVVVTGCIIAAYFFWKNGSLG
- a CDS encoding ATP-binding cassette domain-containing protein, which codes for MADVFVEARGLVKEYGAGVRVVHDVSFTIHRGETLGLVGESGSGKSTVARMLLRLIEPTAGEVSYDGRDLLAMSSSEMRAMRRKMQVVFQDPFAALNPRMRVREILAEPFAIHQEVRGKRTLQAKLTEMLGEVGLDNSALERYPHEFSGGQRQRINIARALALRPEFVVLDEPVSALDVSVGAQVVNLLRDLQQRYGLTYLFISHSMPLVRYLCDRVAVMQKGRLVELGGCKQVCDAPQETYTRELIAATPEMRL